From Chryseobacterium sp. H1D6B, a single genomic window includes:
- a CDS encoding diphosphomevalonate decarboxylase — protein sequence MTTQEFLGKENFTIHTQTVSESCPSNIALIKYWGKYENQVPANPSISYTLNHCKTNTTMEFLADEPFSVQTFLAGNEEEKFAEKIEKYFKNIEQYLPWILKGKYIIRTENTFPHSSGIASSASGFGAVAKCLMKLDEAFAGKNSDEESFRKASFLARLGSGSACRSLYNGLVVWGESDEVSESSDLFAVQYPDAEVHEIFRNFNDWVLLIHEGEKSVSSTVGHGLMKNNPYAERRFQEARENFVPMKEILKNGDLESFIKLVEHEALTLHAMMMMSDPAFILMKTGTLEVINKIWDFRKETNLPLFFTLDAGANVHVLFPNNGSEEKMKTFIETELLQHTQKNGVVKDVIRF from the coding sequence ATGACAACACAAGAATTTTTAGGAAAAGAAAATTTTACTATCCATACACAGACGGTTTCAGAAAGCTGTCCGTCTAATATTGCCCTGATCAAATACTGGGGGAAATATGAAAACCAGGTTCCTGCAAACCCAAGTATAAGTTATACTTTGAACCATTGCAAGACAAACACGACAATGGAATTTTTAGCTGATGAACCATTTTCTGTCCAGACATTTTTGGCCGGAAATGAAGAGGAGAAATTTGCTGAAAAAATTGAAAAATATTTCAAAAATATAGAGCAGTATCTTCCTTGGATCTTAAAGGGAAAATACATTATCAGAACAGAAAATACATTTCCTCACAGTTCAGGAATTGCCAGTTCTGCTTCAGGCTTTGGTGCTGTTGCAAAATGTCTGATGAAACTGGATGAAGCTTTTGCCGGAAAAAATTCTGACGAAGAGTCATTCAGAAAAGCTTCTTTTTTAGCAAGATTAGGAAGCGGAAGTGCGTGCAGAAGCCTTTACAATGGATTAGTAGTCTGGGGAGAATCTGATGAGGTTTCTGAAAGTTCAGATCTGTTTGCAGTGCAGTATCCTGATGCCGAGGTTCATGAGATTTTCAGAAACTTTAATGACTGGGTTTTATTGATCCATGAAGGGGAGAAAAGTGTTTCCTCTACAGTAGGCCACGGTCTGATGAAGAATAATCCTTACGCAGAAAGAAGATTTCAGGAAGCAAGAGAGAATTTTGTTCCTATGAAAGAGATCTTGAAAAACGGAGATCTGGAAAGTTTTATCAAATTGGTTGAACATGAAGCTTTAACGCTGCATGCAATGATGATGATGAGCGATCCGGCATTTATTTTGATGAAGACAGGAACACTGGAGGTTATCAATAAGATATGGGATTTTAGAAAAGAAACTAATTTACCGTTGTTCTTTACATTAGATGCAGGAGCCAATGTTCACGTTCTATTCCCTAATAACGGCTCTGAAGAAAAAATGAAAACATTTATTGAAACTGAATTATTACAGCATACCCAGAAGAATGGAGTAGTGAAGGATGTGATAAGGTTTTAA
- a CDS encoding pyridoxine 5'-phosphate synthase, which translates to MTKLSVNINKIATLRNARGGETPSVTEAAIKIQEFGAQGITIHPRPDERHITRKDVYDLKPIVTTEFNIEGNPHRSFIDMVLEVKPEQVTLVPDADDAVTSNAGWDTKKHLDFLKEIISEFKSAGIRSSIFLDPDPELVEYAAKTGAERIELYTEAYAKNYLINKEQAIKPYYDTAVVAAEFGLGLNAGHDLSLENLKYFADNIPNLLEVSIGHALVSEALYMGMENTVQAYLKRLAVWNS; encoded by the coding sequence ATGACAAAACTAAGTGTAAACATTAATAAAATTGCAACATTAAGGAACGCAAGAGGAGGAGAAACACCGAGTGTAACGGAAGCTGCAATAAAAATTCAGGAATTTGGAGCACAGGGAATTACGATACATCCCAGACCCGACGAAAGACATATTACAAGAAAAGATGTGTATGATCTGAAACCGATTGTGACAACAGAATTTAATATCGAAGGAAATCCGCACCGTTCATTTATAGATATGGTACTGGAAGTGAAACCTGAACAGGTAACTTTGGTTCCTGACGCAGATGATGCCGTTACTTCTAACGCTGGATGGGACACTAAAAAGCACTTAGACTTTTTAAAAGAAATCATTTCTGAATTTAAAAGTGCAGGAATCCGCAGTTCTATTTTTCTTGATCCTGATCCTGAGTTGGTAGAATATGCCGCTAAAACAGGAGCAGAAAGAATTGAATTGTATACAGAAGCGTATGCAAAAAACTATCTGATCAATAAGGAACAGGCCATAAAACCTTATTATGATACAGCGGTAGTTGCTGCAGAGTTTGGACTGGGATTAAATGCCGGCCATGATTTAAGCTTAGAAAATTTAAAATATTTTGCAGATAATATTCCAAATTTACTGGAAGTTTCTATCGGGCATGCTTTAGTTTCTGAAGCTTTATACATGGGGATGGAAAATACGGTTCAGGCGTATTTGAAGAGATTAGCAGTTTGGAATTCTTAA
- a CDS encoding microviridin/marinostatin family tricyclic proteinase inhibitor, with amino-acid sequence MEKKNLKKPFFASFLEKQLKEPQKIKGGGIAPDVTSKLADAVTSPNKDQVTMKYPSDSDEAGELS; translated from the coding sequence ATGGAAAAGAAAAACTTAAAGAAACCTTTCTTTGCGTCGTTTTTAGAAAAACAGCTTAAAGAGCCGCAAAAGATAAAAGGAGGAGGGATTGCTCCTGATGTTACATCAAAACTTGCTGATGCAGTTACAAGTCCTAATAAGGATCAGGTAACGATGAAGTATCCTTCTGACAGTGATGAAGCAGGAGAACTAAGCTAA
- a CDS encoding alpha/beta fold hydrolase codes for MEVLNSKIFGEHLSSTPLLVFHGLFGMLDNWGSFGKELGGLLPVHLIDLRNHGRSFHSESMSHDDLADDIAHYMSHYGFEKAHVLGHSLGGKAVMQFAIKYPEKVEKLIVVDISPKAYPPHHQGIIKALETVDFDTVKSRGEVEEVLSQYIPEKSTIQFLAKNLYWDDNKKLNWRFNLKTLSEKYNEFVSNAIKYGVFEGETLFISGEKSNYILPQDVLGIKQQFPKAKIVIVKNAAHWVQADNPVDFSRIVKEFLGLD; via the coding sequence ATGGAAGTTTTAAATTCAAAAATATTCGGCGAGCACTTATCGTCGACACCGCTTTTAGTATTTCACGGGTTGTTTGGAATGCTTGATAATTGGGGAAGCTTTGGAAAAGAATTAGGCGGGTTGCTGCCTGTTCATTTGATTGACCTTAGAAACCACGGCAGAAGTTTTCATTCCGAAAGTATGTCTCATGATGATCTGGCAGACGATATTGCTCATTATATGTCTCATTATGGATTTGAAAAAGCCCATGTTCTGGGACATTCTTTAGGCGGGAAAGCTGTCATGCAGTTTGCTATAAAATATCCGGAAAAAGTAGAAAAGCTGATCGTAGTTGATATCTCTCCAAAAGCATATCCTCCGCACCATCAGGGAATCATTAAAGCATTGGAAACGGTAGATTTTGATACTGTAAAATCGAGAGGGGAGGTAGAAGAGGTTTTAAGCCAATACATTCCCGAAAAATCTACCATTCAGTTTTTAGCTAAAAATTTATATTGGGATGATAATAAAAAGCTGAACTGGAGATTTAATCTGAAAACATTATCTGAAAAGTATAATGAATTTGTTTCTAATGCAATAAAATATGGAGTTTTTGAAGGAGAGACTTTATTTATTTCAGGAGAAAAGTCTAATTATATTCTTCCTCAGGATGTGCTTGGAATTAAGCAGCAGTTTCCAAAAGCTAAAATTGTCATTGTGAAAAATGCGGCTCATTGGGTTCAGGCCGATAATCCGGTAGATTTCAGCCGTATTGTTAAGGAGTTTTTGGGTTTGGATTAA
- a CDS encoding glycosyltransferase family 39 protein produces the protein MNSSNNKYQIYTFLYLLFLAVTYALSTGKDPALGDSLGFTIQGYNGFEFQSNATNHFLYSNFLALLHTILPFINVHFLFVGVSILSAVIALYYLQKLLHLNGVSKKSSLICIMILGLSFTFWRQSIITEVYTFYLLFVILFLINLFKYLQEKDPKYFYYLSFFFGILFLIHIQTILFIPLYLYLLVKNFRFLKKNLIYGVLITVLLFSILLIPVLMGRHTFTSIFTSDIYANFIFDFDITVIFKSIIKALGYLIYNFIFFAAFLFWGLKSKKHIDYIIIGVLPFLAFCIKYNIPDIYVFHLVPYVFFLIFIGRGLDRFPKIYLLLPLILPFVYFAAFKIAAHTETGKDIDMEKGYKGGIRYVLFPPLHNNPDLSDFIIKYKEDSLYKRPELKAMYPLVIEWENIKKK, from the coding sequence ATGAATTCATCAAATAATAAGTATCAGATCTACACCTTCCTTTATTTATTATTTTTAGCGGTTACATATGCACTTTCTACAGGTAAAGATCCTGCTTTAGGAGATAGTTTAGGTTTTACGATACAGGGATATAATGGTTTTGAATTTCAGTCCAATGCGACCAACCATTTTTTATATTCAAATTTCTTAGCACTGCTTCATACCATACTGCCTTTTATTAATGTGCACTTTCTTTTTGTAGGAGTAAGTATTCTTTCTGCAGTAATAGCTTTATATTATTTACAGAAACTATTGCACTTAAATGGAGTTTCCAAGAAATCTTCTCTTATATGCATTATGATCCTGGGGCTTTCATTTACCTTTTGGAGGCAGTCCATTATAACGGAAGTTTATACTTTCTATCTGTTATTTGTTATTTTATTTTTAATCAATTTATTCAAATATCTTCAGGAGAAGGATCCTAAATACTTTTATTACCTGTCATTTTTCTTTGGAATTCTTTTTTTAATACATATCCAGACTATTCTTTTCATCCCGCTTTATCTCTATTTACTTGTTAAAAATTTTAGATTTCTAAAAAAGAATCTTATTTACGGTGTATTGATCACTGTTTTATTATTTTCTATTCTACTGATTCCAGTTCTAATGGGGCGTCATACTTTCACGTCAATATTCACTTCTGATATTTATGCAAATTTCATTTTTGATTTTGACATTACTGTTATCTTTAAAAGTATCATCAAAGCTCTTGGTTATCTGATTTATAATTTTATTTTTTTTGCTGCATTTCTCTTTTGGGGTTTAAAAAGTAAAAAACATATCGATTATATTATTATTGGAGTTCTGCCCTTCTTAGCTTTCTGTATAAAATATAACATCCCGGATATCTACGTTTTTCATTTAGTTCCTTACGTGTTTTTTCTAATATTTATAGGAAGAGGATTAGACCGCTTTCCTAAGATATATCTGCTGCTTCCGTTAATTTTACCATTCGTGTATTTTGCTGCTTTTAAAATTGCAGCGCACACAGAAACAGGAAAAGACATTGATATGGAAAAAGGGTATAAAGGAGGCATAAGATATGTACTGTTTCCTCCCTTACATAATAACCCTGATCTAAGTGATTTTATCATTAAATACAAAGAAGACTCATTGTATAAAAGACCTGAGCTGAAAGCGATGTATCCTCTTGTGATCGAATGGGAAAATATTAAAAAGAAATAG
- a CDS encoding MvdC/MvdD family ATP grasp protein, whose translation MILCITHSNDFYNIDIFFEYLASKHIPYFRLNSDRLNHLQKISMNENSFELTDEYGNTVSSKEIKGVWHRKSWKISIPEELDEDYEKIFLNEYTSLWYNLLTMLEHVPWVNPYELEKKVDGNKLYQLRTAQKYDLCIPETIFSNEEEKITAFFHKHCNGKAVAKLHGVIAKTMDGENQLATTVIDEDNLEYISDIAYCPMIFQPYIEKEYELRILYIDGEFFTGKINNSENADWRVSREGYFWSEYELPEEIKNNLTSMMKEMGLYLGAADMIKGKDGKYYFLEVNPQGEWGMLQKELNFPIAERIADNIIKRMTTHEQ comes from the coding sequence ATGATTCTTTGTATCACCCATTCCAATGACTTCTATAATATTGATATCTTTTTCGAATACCTTGCATCTAAACATATTCCTTATTTCAGATTGAATTCAGACCGGCTGAACCATCTTCAGAAGATCAGTATGAATGAAAACTCGTTTGAGCTTACAGATGAATACGGAAATACAGTCAGTTCTAAAGAAATAAAAGGAGTATGGCATAGAAAGTCATGGAAAATAAGTATTCCTGAAGAATTAGATGAAGACTATGAGAAGATCTTTTTGAATGAATATACAAGCCTGTGGTATAATCTTTTGACCATGCTGGAGCATGTTCCTTGGGTGAATCCTTATGAACTGGAAAAAAAAGTTGATGGAAACAAATTATATCAATTGCGGACTGCTCAAAAATATGATCTGTGCATTCCTGAAACAATTTTTTCAAACGAAGAAGAAAAAATTACTGCATTTTTTCATAAACACTGTAATGGAAAAGCTGTTGCCAAACTTCACGGCGTTATTGCAAAAACTATGGACGGAGAAAACCAGCTTGCAACAACGGTCATTGATGAAGATAATTTAGAGTACATTTCCGATATTGCTTACTGCCCGATGATTTTCCAGCCTTATATTGAGAAAGAATACGAATTAAGGATTTTGTATATCGATGGAGAATTTTTCACAGGAAAGATCAATAACAGTGAAAATGCCGACTGGCGCGTAAGCAGGGAAGGGTATTTTTGGTCAGAATATGAACTGCCGGAAGAAATTAAGAATAATCTCACTTCTATGATGAAAGAAATGGGACTTTATTTAGGAGCCGCAGATATGATCAAAGGAAAAGACGGAAAGTATTATTTCCTGGAAGTGAACCCGCAGGGGGAATGGGGAATGCTGCAAAAAGAATTGAATTTTCCCATTGCGGAAAGAATTGCCGATAATATTATAAAAAGAATGACGACCCATGAACAATAA
- a CDS encoding long-chain fatty acid--CoA ligase produces the protein MNLAEAIINKNVEKHPVKSAVGFKKQNAWKELSWKKFSEMIFKTANALKNAGIQENDKVAIYSDNSAEWMIFDLASMALGAVTVPIYSTNNAEQAEYILNDSQSKVVLVGNQEQYDACFDLLNKENSLQTIIVSKKAVWVKKENTFYLEDFIAKSSPKLEICKKEYEDTATLIYTSGTTGTPKGVMLTHGNFIKAFDSHFEFFKFKNFEEELSLAFLPLSHVFERCWSLLCLYGGARVYFLEDPKNIAKALVEVKPTMMCAVPRFFQKIYAGVNDMAAESSPLKKKIFNWALEVGKETGELRKNERSIPFGLKIKESIADMLVFSKIKQKMGGRLWFLPCGGASLSPEVTRFFESVGIHVTVGYGLTETTATLTLFPLTHFEHGTSGKPLPGVEVRIGENDEIQAKGNGIMKGYYNKPEETKAVFTEDGWFKTGDAGKFDEKGNLIITDRIKDLMKTSNGKYIAPQQIENLLTNNNYIQQIILIAEGRQFVSALIVPNFEFLEDYIKKNSIPFTNWEEVVKKEEIINLYKEKIKELQEHLSDFEKVKKFTLMPAEFEINSGEITPTLKVKRNVVLKKYADIIEKMY, from the coding sequence ATGAATCTTGCAGAGGCAATTATCAATAAGAATGTAGAAAAACATCCTGTAAAATCAGCGGTTGGTTTTAAAAAACAAAACGCCTGGAAAGAGCTGAGCTGGAAAAAATTCAGTGAAATGATTTTTAAAACAGCTAACGCACTAAAAAATGCAGGAATTCAGGAAAATGATAAAGTAGCCATCTATTCCGATAATTCTGCAGAATGGATGATTTTTGATCTGGCTTCTATGGCTTTGGGAGCGGTTACCGTTCCAATTTATTCAACAAATAATGCTGAACAGGCAGAATATATCCTCAATGATTCCCAGTCTAAAGTTGTTTTAGTAGGAAATCAAGAGCAGTATGATGCTTGTTTTGATCTTTTAAATAAAGAAAACAGTCTTCAGACCATTATTGTTTCTAAAAAAGCAGTGTGGGTGAAGAAAGAAAATACTTTTTATCTGGAAGATTTTATCGCGAAATCTTCTCCAAAACTGGAGATCTGTAAAAAAGAGTATGAAGACACGGCGACGTTAATTTACACTTCAGGAACTACAGGAACCCCAAAAGGAGTCATGCTTACCCACGGAAATTTTATTAAAGCTTTTGATTCCCATTTTGAATTTTTTAAATTTAAAAACTTTGAAGAAGAGCTTTCACTGGCATTTCTGCCGTTAAGCCATGTCTTTGAGAGATGCTGGAGTCTGCTTTGTCTATACGGGGGTGCAAGAGTATATTTTCTGGAAGATCCAAAGAATATCGCAAAAGCTCTGGTTGAAGTAAAACCTACCATGATGTGTGCTGTTCCAAGGTTTTTTCAAAAGATCTATGCCGGCGTTAATGATATGGCCGCAGAAAGTTCTCCATTGAAAAAGAAAATTTTCAACTGGGCTTTAGAAGTGGGGAAAGAGACAGGAGAATTAAGAAAAAATGAGAGATCAATTCCTTTCGGATTAAAAATAAAAGAATCCATTGCGGATATGCTGGTTTTCAGTAAAATTAAACAAAAAATGGGCGGGAGGCTTTGGTTTCTGCCATGCGGAGGAGCTTCTTTATCCCCTGAAGTGACCCGTTTTTTTGAATCTGTTGGAATCCATGTGACAGTAGGCTATGGCTTGACGGAAACTACGGCTACTCTGACTCTTTTCCCGCTCACTCATTTTGAGCATGGAACGAGCGGAAAGCCGCTTCCCGGTGTTGAGGTCCGTATTGGAGAGAATGATGAGATCCAAGCGAAAGGAAACGGTATAATGAAGGGATATTATAATAAACCTGAAGAAACGAAAGCTGTTTTTACAGAAGACGGCTGGTTTAAAACAGGAGATGCCGGAAAATTTGATGAAAAAGGGAACCTGATCATTACAGACAGGATTAAAGATCTGATGAAAACTTCCAACGGAAAGTACATTGCCCCGCAGCAGATCGAGAACCTTCTGACCAACAATAATTATATCCAGCAGATCATATTGATTGCGGAAGGACGACAGTTTGTTTCGGCTTTAATTGTTCCGAATTTTGAGTTTTTGGAAGACTATATCAAGAAAAATAGTATTCCATTCACAAACTGGGAAGAAGTAGTGAAAAAAGAAGAAATTATCAATTTATATAAAGAGAAAATTAAAGAACTGCAGGAACATTTATCCGATTTTGAAAAGGTAAAAAAGTTTACGTTGATGCCTGCTGAATTTGAAATAAACTCAGGAGAAATTACCCCTACTTTGAAAGTGAAGAGAAATGTAGTTCTTAAAAAATATGCAGACATTATCGAGAAAATGTATTAA
- a CDS encoding NAD-dependent epimerase/dehydratase family protein: MVFVTGATGILGRVIVLELLKRGKNVRASKRPASNLNEVRHSYQFYTEDPDLFFDKIEWVDIDFDDINSLQDALKGVDEVYHCAAKVSFHPKDAKEMYHTNIKGTENLLFACEGSEVKKFLHVSSVAVLDAVNEKGELDESSEFNPKIDHPAYAISKHLSEMEVWRASAEGLNTAIINPGIIIGSGNWNQSSGELFSTFEDNNFTFSGGSSYVDVRDVAAIALEVMEKNIFGERFIIVSDNIRYAQVAEWVRTKLGLKEAKILSMTILNTGRIANILFGWLIPKLRMVTKLNIESITSFSTISNQKIKEKLEYQFIPVKDSVDFHLNNYINDKKLKK, from the coding sequence ATGGTTTTTGTAACAGGGGCAACCGGGATTTTGGGCAGAGTAATTGTGTTGGAACTTCTTAAAAGAGGGAAAAACGTGCGTGCTTCCAAGAGACCTGCAAGTAATTTAAACGAAGTAAGACATTCATATCAGTTTTATACAGAAGATCCTGATCTTTTTTTTGATAAAATAGAATGGGTAGATATAGACTTTGATGATATTAATTCTCTTCAGGATGCTTTAAAAGGTGTAGATGAGGTGTATCATTGTGCCGCAAAAGTAAGTTTTCATCCAAAAGATGCAAAAGAAATGTACCACACCAACATTAAAGGTACAGAAAACCTGTTATTCGCCTGCGAAGGATCTGAGGTTAAGAAATTTCTGCATGTAAGTTCTGTTGCAGTTTTAGATGCCGTTAATGAAAAAGGCGAACTAGATGAGAGTTCAGAGTTTAATCCTAAAATTGATCATCCCGCTTATGCGATTTCTAAACATTTATCCGAAATGGAAGTCTGGAGAGCATCTGCAGAAGGTTTAAATACTGCGATTATCAACCCCGGGATCATTATTGGAAGCGGCAACTGGAACCAGAGCAGTGGAGAACTTTTCTCCACTTTTGAAGACAATAATTTTACATTTTCTGGTGGTTCATCATATGTAGACGTAAGGGATGTTGCTGCGATTGCATTAGAAGTAATGGAAAAAAATATTTTTGGTGAACGGTTTATTATCGTCTCAGATAACATACGATATGCCCAAGTAGCAGAATGGGTCAGAACAAAGCTGGGATTGAAAGAAGCAAAAATTCTTTCGATGACAATACTAAATACCGGAAGAATTGCGAATATACTTTTCGGATGGCTGATTCCGAAATTAAGGATGGTTACTAAGCTTAATATTGAATCTATAACATCTTTCAGTACCATTTCAAATCAAAAAATTAAAGAAAAATTAGAGTATCAATTCATTCCTGTAAAGGACAGTGTTGATTTTCATCTCAATAATTATATTAACGACAAAAAGCTGAAGAAATAA
- a CDS encoding MvdC/MvdD family ATP grasp protein — translation MNNKILIITHTADNFSIEKVTEYIIKNGFEVIRFDVDLYPLQNKLSTVFEDGKWRSTLETADAKYRLDDIAAVWYRRAYNIGKGLKEEMDAKFFGAAMGEIRTTLFGFFESIDSYALGKPSVYRRLDSKEEQLKIADKIGLKIPESCLTNNPEEAKKFVLKHKNVVGKMQTGFAIYEDGVENVVFTNIIEDKNLEELDSLQYCPMQFQQKIEKKKELRVTVVGRDVYAFEIDSQQFEDAKVDWRKDGVNLIDKWVQTELPKDIEEKVLELLDVYNVDYGALDIIVSPEDDYYFIEINGAGEFFWLDNLTEGNLISKSIADVLCDKAPRRNNMVLV, via the coding sequence ATGAACAATAAAATTTTAATTATTACCCATACCGCTGATAACTTTTCAATAGAGAAAGTAACGGAATATATTATAAAAAATGGTTTTGAAGTGATCCGCTTTGACGTAGATCTATATCCGCTCCAAAATAAATTATCCACTGTTTTTGAGGATGGAAAATGGAGAAGTACCCTGGAAACAGCTGATGCAAAATACCGTCTTGACGATATCGCTGCAGTCTGGTACCGTAGAGCTTATAATATAGGAAAAGGGCTGAAAGAAGAGATGGATGCCAAGTTTTTCGGTGCGGCTATGGGAGAGATCCGTACAACACTTTTTGGCTTTTTTGAATCTATAGATTCATATGCGTTAGGGAAGCCAAGTGTTTACAGAAGATTAGACAGTAAAGAAGAACAGCTTAAGATCGCTGATAAAATAGGTCTTAAAATTCCTGAAAGCTGTCTTACCAACAATCCGGAAGAAGCTAAGAAGTTTGTTCTTAAACATAAAAATGTAGTAGGGAAGATGCAGACTGGTTTTGCTATTTATGAAGACGGAGTGGAAAACGTGGTATTTACAAATATTATAGAAGATAAAAATCTTGAAGAACTAGATTCTCTACAATACTGTCCGATGCAGTTTCAGCAAAAAATAGAAAAGAAAAAAGAATTAAGAGTTACCGTTGTAGGCCGGGATGTCTATGCATTTGAGATCGATTCCCAGCAGTTTGAAGACGCAAAAGTAGACTGGAGAAAAGACGGTGTTAATTTAATAGATAAATGGGTTCAGACTGAGCTTCCAAAAGATATTGAAGAAAAAGTATTAGAGCTTTTGGATGTTTATAATGTAGATTATGGTGCTCTGGATATCATTGTTTCTCCTGAAGATGATTATTATTTCATCGAAATTAACGGTGCAGGAGAATTCTTCTGGCTGGATAATCTTACAGAAGGCAATTTGATTTCTAAAAGTATTGCAGATGTCTTGTGCGACAAAGCTCCAAGAAGAAATAATATGGTTTTAGTGTAA
- a CDS encoding microviridin/marinostatin family tricyclic proteinase inhibitor: MKDSNSKKKPFFASFLEKQLKDPQKVKGGVATSPIQDAITSVNKDDVTGPGGDQVTMKYPSDSDEGGYEV, translated from the coding sequence ATGAAAGACAGTAACTCAAAAAAGAAACCTTTTTTCGCCTCATTTCTAGAAAAGCAGCTTAAAGATCCTCAAAAAGTAAAAGGAGGAGTGGCGACCAGCCCGATTCAAGACGCTATTACATCAGTAAATAAAGATGATGTTACAGGTCCTGGAGGTGATCAGGTAACCATGAAATATCCTTCTGACAGTGATGAAGGCGGATATGAAGTTTAA
- a CDS encoding microviridin/marinostatin family tricyclic proteinase inhibitor — MKNKSSKKKPFFATFLEKQIKDPKAVTGGGLITIPERDGITEPGGETVTLPEHDIAHTMKYPSDGDDDLPTV, encoded by the coding sequence ATGAAAAACAAGAGTTCAAAAAAGAAGCCTTTTTTCGCAACATTTCTAGAGAAACAAATTAAAGATCCGAAAGCCGTTACAGGAGGAGGTCTTATTACAATCCCTGAAAGAGACGGAATCACAGAGCCGGGAGGTGAAACAGTAACATTGCCGGAACACGATATCGCTCATACAATGAAATATCCATCTGATGGAGATGATGATCTTCCAACAGTTTAA
- a CDS encoding endonuclease/exonuclease/phosphatase family protein — MWNAYLVIIGLLILLTLLPKIQNQHWIFRVPEFGKIQITYFIFITFLFGLFIETPSENFWYLQALLMVLFIHHSTTLVKYTPLYPVKKYQQRNQSSQKLHFISANVYQFNTEYNRFISLIQKHQPEIFLTMESNGGWEKALQILEKEYPYQHKVTLENTYGMHFYSKIEIKNAKTHYFVADDIPSIEIHLKTKDGFSFVFFGVHPPPPSPTEEETSKERDGDLLSAAKCVKNIKEPVVVVGDFNNVAWSKSSILFRKTSQLIDPRIGRAFVSTFHAKYRLLRFPIDLMFHSEDIFIKELKTLENFGSDHLPVYCEFFIDPHNNGQEERVEKATSEEKAEAEEMIQDGKEEDGSRDAVVTEG; from the coding sequence ATGTGGAATGCCTATCTGGTTATAATTGGTTTATTAATTCTTTTAACGTTACTTCCTAAAATTCAGAACCAGCACTGGATATTCCGGGTGCCTGAATTTGGTAAAATCCAGATCACGTATTTTATTTTTATCACTTTTCTTTTCGGTTTATTTATCGAAACTCCCTCTGAAAATTTTTGGTACTTACAGGCGCTTTTAATGGTACTATTTATTCATCATAGTACGACTTTGGTAAAATACACACCGCTTTATCCTGTAAAAAAATATCAGCAGCGTAATCAATCCTCTCAAAAGCTGCATTTTATTTCCGCGAATGTGTATCAGTTCAATACTGAATACAACCGTTTTATCAGTCTTATTCAAAAACATCAGCCTGAAATATTTCTAACCATGGAAAGTAACGGCGGTTGGGAAAAAGCGCTGCAGATTCTTGAAAAAGAATATCCTTACCAGCATAAAGTGACTTTAGAAAACACCTATGGAATGCATTTTTATTCTAAAATTGAGATCAAAAATGCCAAAACCCATTATTTTGTTGCAGATGATATTCCAAGTATTGAAATCCATTTAAAGACTAAAGACGGATTTTCATTTGTCTTCTTTGGAGTTCACCCTCCTCCTCCAAGCCCGACGGAAGAAGAAACTTCAAAAGAAAGAGACGGTGATCTTCTGAGCGCCGCAAAATGCGTAAAAAACATAAAAGAGCCTGTAGTTGTAGTGGGTGATTTCAATAATGTTGCCTGGTCTAAGTCTTCTATCCTATTTAGAAAAACAAGCCAATTAATCGATCCAAGAATAGGCCGTGCGTTTGTTTCTACGTTTCATGCCAAATACCGGCTGTTAAGGTTTCCAATTGATCTTATGTTTCACAGCGAAGATATTTTTATTAAAGAACTTAAAACTTTAGAAAACTTTGGTTCAGACCACCTTCCGGTATACTGTGAGTTTTTTATCGACCCTCATAATAACGGCCAGGAAGAAAGAGTAGAGAAAGCTACCTCTGAAGAAAAAGCTGAAGCTGAAGAAATGATTCAGGATGGAAAAGAAGAAGATGGCAGCCGGGATGCTGTCGTGACTGAAGGTTGA